A single genomic interval of Electrophorus electricus isolate fEleEle1 chromosome 2, fEleEle1.pri, whole genome shotgun sequence harbors:
- the LOC113586253 gene encoding clathrin coat assembly protein AP180-like isoform X2, translated as MSGQTLTDRIAAAQYQLTGSDVARAVCKATTHEVMAPKKKHLDYLISATNETNVNIPQLADTLFERATNASWVVVFKALVTTHHMCIHGNERFIQYLASRTSLFNLSNFIDKTGTHGYDMSTFIRRYGRYLNEKAYSYRTMAFDFTRVKKGADGVMRNMAPDKLLKAMPALQNQVDALLEFDVHPKDLNNGIINAAFMLLFKDLIKLFASYNDGIINLLEKYFKMKKSECKDSLEMYKKFLTRVTKISEFMKTAEQVGVDKNDIPDISYAPTSILESLETHMNSLEGKKGDGSPTKGSPTNNVSPTSTPAKSGGAVPTLEPPPTEAAVEPVTDSLLDLDPLSSSGPPAGGASAAPTSWGDLLGSEFGSLTTETLLPDPSPAVDSACPAPAPPSATTDMFGPPAGEPSTAAAEGGAGDAAASEESTGVADCQSAITEAVTAAASATPAAPAITSALPATSAGGDLMGAFGGLGDMLMPAMSAPAASPVKPMGGDLDSTMASLAGNLGMGSQKPGETAGGANWQAQLPPSGVSPFMGSQQPFGMPSAPGAAPVPGSPMMFPQQPMMRPQFPPAGGAPGAPMSSGMAQSPRKPPPTKDPLADLNIKDFL; from the exons ATGTCGGGGCAAACGCTAACAGATCGTATTGCAGCTGCGCAGTACCAACTGACCGGATCAGATGTGGCTCGTGCGGTCTGCAAAGCCACCACGCACGAGGTGATGGCGCCCAAGAAGAAACACTTGGACT ACCTGATCTCTGCCACCAATGAGACGAATGTGAACATTCCCCAGCTGGCTGACACATTGTTCGAGCGGGCGACAAACGCCAGCTGGGTGGTGGTCTTCAAAGCCCTTGTCACCACCCACCACATGTGCATCCATGGaaatgag AGGTTTATACAGTACCTGGCCTCCAGGACTTCTCTCTTCAACCTGAGCAACTTCATTGACAAAACTGGCACccatg GCTACGATATGTCCACATTCATCAGACGATACGGGCGATACCTGAATGAGAAAGCTTACTCTTACCGCACAATGGCCTTCGACTTCACCCGAGTCAAGAAAGG tgctGATGGTGTGATGCGGAACATGGCTCCTGATAAACTGTTAAAGGCCATGCCTGCCCTGCAGAATCAAGTAGATGCACTGCTGGAGTTTGAT GTTCATCCTAAAGATTTGAACAATGGCATTATCAATGCAGCTTTCATGCTCCTCTTCAAGGATCTGATTAAACTCTTTGCCTCCTACAATGATGGAATAATCAATTTATTAG agaaatatttcaaaatgaagaAGTCAGAATGCAAAGACTCGCTTGAAATGTACAAGAAGTTCCTGACACGAGTGACCAAGATTTCAGAGTTTATGAAAACTGCAGAG CAAGTTGGAGTGGACAAAAATGACATACCTGACATATCGTAT GCCCCCACCAGTATTCTGGAATCTCTGGAGACGCACATGAACAGTCTGGAAGGAAAGAAAGG AGATGG GTCTCCAACAAAG GGGTCACCCACCAACAATGTGTCGCCGACCTCCACTCCAGCCAAGTCAGGGGGGGCAGTGCCCACCCTGGAGCCGCCGCCCACCGAGGCTGCTGTGGAGCCTGTCACCGA CTCCTTGTTGGACTTGGACCCACTGTCCTCCTCAGGGCCTCCTGCAGGGGGTGCTTCAGCTGCTCCTACGTCCTGGGGAG ACTTGCTGGGATCGG AGTTTGGTTCCCTTACTACGGAGACACTCCTTCCTGACCCCTCACCCGCTGTAGACTCTGCCTGTCCTGCGCCAGCTCCGCCTAGCGCCACAACTG ACATGTTTGGGCCTCCGGCAGGTGAGCCCAGCACTGCCGCAGCGGAGGGCGGGGCCGGTGATGCTGCCGCTTCAGAAG AATCGACGGGCGTTGCTGACTGCCAGTCCGCCATCACAGAGGCTGTGACTGCGGCTGCCTCGGCGACCCCAGCAGCCCCGGCGATCACATCTGCTCTGCCAGCGACATCTGCGGGGGGAGACCTGATGGGAG CATTCGGGGGTTTGGGAGACATGCTCATGCCAGCCATGtctgctcctgctgcctccCCAGTGAAACCAATGGGAGGAGACCTGGACTCCACTATGGCCAGCCTGGCTGGAA ATTTGGGAATGGGGAGCCAGAAACC ggGTGAGACAGCAGGAGGGGCAAACTGGCAAGCTCAG CTTCCTCCCTCCGGGGTCTCTCCTTTCATGGGGTCCCAGCAGCCATTTGGCATG CCTTCCGCACCAGGCGCTGCACCTGTGCCTGGCTCACCCATGATGTTCCCCCAGCAGCCTATGATGAGACCACAGTTCCCACCTGCAGGAGGAGCGCCTGGAGCACCg ATGTCTTCTGGCATGGCCCAGAGCCCCAGAAAGCCACCTCCCACTAAAGATCCCCTCGCTGACCTGAACATTAAAGATTTCTTATAG